Part of the Ardenticatenales bacterium genome is shown below.
CCGCCGTTTTGTCGTTGACGACGGATGCCGGCAATGCCTGAATGCCCAACGCCGCCAGCCGACTGAGCGGGGCCAGTTCCACGCCGTCGCCCAGACTCGCGTAACGGAGTTCCATCGGTTCGCGCACATCCAGCAGCACGAGCGCGTCGCCTGCCGCGCGCCGCCGCGCCAGTTCAGGGGGAGTAATTTGGGGGATGCGATTGAAAAATCTCATAATGTGTTAAGTGGGGTGAGGGGGTGGGGGCGAAAGCACGCGCAGACTCGCCGCTCGCCAACGTGCTCTAGCCGCGCCAGGCGGCCAGGAGGAGGCAGAGCCAACCGGAGAGGAAGGCCACGCCGCCGATGGGGGTGATGGCGCCCAGCCAGCGGATTCCGGTAAGGCTGAGTGCGTAAAGGGTGCCGGAGAAGATGAGAATGCCGGCAAAAAGCAGCCACCCCGATCCGTTCACCAACCCACCCGGCCAGCGCGTACTCGCCCAGGCCACCCCCAACAGCGCCAGCGCATGAATCATGTGGTAACGAACAGCGGTGTC
Proteins encoded:
- a CDS encoding DUF423 domain-containing protein; its protein translation is MEKTFVMLGAGLMFLAVAAGAFGSHALGPYFDKNPDLGAIYDTAVRYHMIHALALLGVAWASTRWPGGLVNGSGWLLFAGILIFSGTLYALSLTGIRWLGAITPIGGVAFLSGWLCLLLAAWRG